From the Lathyrus oleraceus cultivar Zhongwan6 chromosome 4, CAAS_Psat_ZW6_1.0, whole genome shotgun sequence genome, one window contains:
- the LOC127136974 gene encoding uncharacterized protein LOC127136974, with the protein MDDSNHELVNMLTNQMGTVFNPVIQESAETNRQVANQLTRLCNFLGAPARQMAQVVRPTVPVQMEIGAAEDEIVHEGQILRPQQNQGVESGVVGRNQMVLVNRHQDADQIVDQQRQEDLVIENNLTTIFKRIMARNGMGATFQRPLYASPLAEFILQAKAPRGWKVPKYTKFGGESGESTIEHVARYLTDS; encoded by the coding sequence ATGGATGATAGTAACCATGAGTTGGTTAATATGTTAACCAATCAAATGGGTACAGTTTTTAATCCAGTTATACAGGAATCTGCTGAGACAAATAGGCAGGTGGCGAATCAATTGACGCGCTTGTGTAATTTTCTAGGGGCACCGGCTCGACAGATGGCGCAAGTGGTTAGGCCAACCGTTCCTGTTCAGATGGAGATAGGGGCAGCCGAAGATGAGATAGTCCACGAGGGACAAATCCTTAGACCCCAACAAAATCAAGGCGTTGAATCAGGAGTCGTAGGACGTAACCAGATGGTATTGGTTAACCGACACCAAGATGctgatcaaattgtcgatcaacaACGACAAGAAGACTTAGTAAtagaaaataatttgacaactattttcaaaaggattatggctagaaaTGGTATGGGTGCCACATTTCAAAGGCCACTATACGCCTCCCCGTTGGCTGAATTTATTCTCCAAGCTAAGGCACCTAGGGGATGGAAAGTGCCTAAGTACACTAAGTTTGGGGGAGAATCTGGTGAATCGACAATAGAGCATGTTGCCAGATACCTAACGGACTCATAA